AAAGCAACAGTTCAGtttctctattcttttttttttatgtacagTTTGTCTATTCGTATGTTGAGTAATGTAGCGGAATGGTGGTAgtctattttattaaaagagaaatagatataaaatttaaatatgacatTATGGTATTAACATTTAATATGAAGCAATTCATTTCGcgatttttgtaaattttttaatatatactaatCAAGATTAActcttttccaaaataaaatatatttttccaaattttaattaaaatattgatatttaattatttattattttatatttatcaactaCTTTAAtagattataattcaataacGACTTTCAACTATCAACAAAccatctttttgttttattttgttgtaattatttttttggaagatGGAGAATTTGGGCTATAAAAATCTAATGCTCTTGCTATCtactcctcccctattttctaATGTGccccattttcttttttctttcctaaaCTACCCAGCAAAATACACTTCACTCATCTCTATTCTTTTGGTTTATCTCTCTTCCAGCAAAAACATACACCCCCTATACCTCTACATTTGAAGATGCAACTTGAATGATGTCATTTTTGTCATCCATATCAAACTACGTGTTTTTCCTTGTCCTCGTCAACTACTACAACTTCATCGCCTTCCTTTGCCGCAACATGTGGTTCTCCGCCTTCTTCGTCCTTGCCACCATAGGAGGATCCATCGTCCTCTTCAATTTCACTATCTTTGAAGTGCTCTTTGTTTTCATCGGCAATCTGCCAATTCTCCTTCATCGGTGTTACATGGTTTGCCTCGACATCATTGTCGTTGCACGCTCCACCAAATTACTAGAATGCTCTATGATTTGGTCACGGTTCTAGCTCTTGGCGATCAACTCAAGCTCCTCGTGGGATTGGCGTTGAGTTAGAATGAGAAGTTGCCAACATTGGTCTACGAGGTGCATTTGATGGTCATTGCCCAAAACCACCATGCCGTGCTAGGGTTTCAAATTTAGAAGGCTCTAGAATTTGGGGATCTAAACTTGGACCATTGAGAATCAAGAACAACACAAAAATAGATGAAAGTGGTGAAACATATAGACTTTGGGAGGGAGCAATGGAGGGTAAATCGGTGAAAAAATTGGATGTCAACTAGACTTGATTTGGGTTTGGGAGGTGGGGGTGGGGGTAGGCAACGCACCATGTGTGTATTTCCTAGGgtagttttggaaaaaaaataggaaagggAGTGTATATAGTAAGTACCAAATTTAATGGGTCAAAAGTccagaataaatttttttgctcTGTTATTCTTAAATTGGCTTTGGGGGTTTTCTTCGGCAAAAACACCAAAAGGGACcccttttagaaattatttatcaaaaaggGGCTCTTTTGAAATTATTTCCGGAGGGGGTCACTTTTTTTATTGCAAAGCGCCCCCCACCCCGGCGCCTCCACTGTGCACGCGACACGTGGCACAGGGAGGTAGCGCCCCTGCACCAGGCGCGACGGGTAGCGCCCAGGGGTCAGGCGCGACCGGTAGCGCCCAGGGGTCAGGCGCGACCCTAGGCGCCTAGGGACCAGGCGCCTGCCCCCCCCACACCCCCCAGCCCCTTCCCACACCCCCCCCCAGCCTCTTCTTCTCACACCCCCCAGCCCCTTCCCACACCCCCCAGCCTCTTCTTCTCACACCCCCCAGCCCCTTCCCACACCCCCAGCCTCTTCTTCTTACACCCCCCAACCTCTTcccacaccccccccccccgaaaattctatattttttatattgtttatcaaaaatttaaattttgtttcatttttgctatttgtattatttgttatttttttatattcccccaacccaaaatttcaataagattattttttatacactctaaattgtatattttttaatttgtttatcaaaaatttaaatttttttcatttttattattagtattatttgttatttttttatattttattattctctctttttgaagtatatataagtacattttcaataaaatacattttcacctaaaatacattttgaaatcctaaaatgttttaaaatgcttCTTGATTTGGTCAATTCTTTTTTGATTTGGCCATTAAATTACGTAAGAGATCACTTTTGATTTATGTGTCATTAACATtatggttatttatttttatttattttaaaagcattgCACAATAAATTGAAACGTTGAAGtgacaataatattaaattaacatgaaataaaatcatACAAAGTAGAAGACAATATGAAAcacatggaaaaaaataatacaaggtACATGAAAATGTTAAACCATGCGGAAAAAATGTAAACTCATTATTAATCAATCATCACTATGTCTGTGATGCCGCGACGAAGTTCCACATGGCCGGTCCCAATTTCTAGCTGCTCTATCAGGATTTCTTCTTCTAGGATTCGCCCTTTCATCCACTTGGTCAGCCTCGACAAAGAAATCATGACGTAAATCGACCCCTAATAAGTCGTCCATGTCGGGTATATCTCCAGGTACATTCCACGGACCAGCAAGTGGGGCATTTGGGGTCGATACTTGACCACTTTGGGTAAATGAAGGAGTTTCCGTTGAAGAAGGAGAGGACCCAAATATGCCTGCAAAACTATACCCTGGTTGAAAATCATGTGGGTATGAATACATCGGCGGCATCTGAGACGGTTCTTGGGTGAATGCCGGCggtgtgtaatacattccatgttgTCGTTCTGGCATCGGAGGCAAACTATATGTTGCTGCATCAACAGTTTCCCGACGTCGCGCTAAGCCTCGAGTCTCCACACTTTGCCGTAGTATATTAAACTGTTGATGTTCAAATTGTGGCTGAGAAGGGGAGCATCTTCATGTGCCTCAAGTATCCTATCCTCTTCCTCAGACAAAAGAGTGATCTTCTCGATACATGGCAGTAAATCGTCAAAAGTAGAAACCCTTCTCCCAACAGGCGACACCATAAAATGTAGTGTTTCGGCGATTTCACCCTGcatagaaaataaatgaatagttattaaaataatcttaaataagCGCAACAttcttttctaaattataatgGACAATGTATACCAATAGTCCTCTTCTTGCATGTTTTGGGTCCACATACACTTTTGTTTTACGCCTGTACCACCTCATATATTCAGAGTTCAGACCGAGGGTCCCTGTTTGTGGCGGCGTCTGCTCTACTCTCCTTTCATAGCGACTATTCCATTCATTAAGCGCGGGTTGCATTAGTCGCATCcaattttttccttcctttcccTTTAATGTCAAGTCATGTATGTTGTTGGGTTGCATTACTGGTCCcggaataggttgttgcattccaaattgtctcATGACTCTATCCGGCTGGTGCCATTccactttttgaaaacaaataagtgGTATGATACATGTCCATAATACAGACCCAAAAAAACAAACTTGACTCAAGTTCATTTCCACATGTCCAGCATAAGGGACCCATACAAACTgcatataaaagttaaatttaataaattaattaagaaatacaacatcatttaataaacaaacatcaaaattgTTACCTCGTCACGTTTCATGACATCTAATTTACGACGAAACTCAATTAAATTGTCATTGCCTATGTGATGCAATTCACCTCCCAACCATcttgacaaaaaattaaataacaaaataaaatgttacataGAATAATGATTAACATCAACCAaacatgtttattaataatgaaTTCAAAATAGTAAAGGAAAGTATACCTGTAACCAAGTGGCGcgttttgttgttgtggaggaataACTGAGGGGGCTAATGTTGggcatcgttcccatgcccataATTGAATCAAGAGAGTGAAACCGCCTATTGATTTAGCATTATAGTCTGTTGCgatgcacatctctctataaaGGTTACCCAAAACagcagctccccatgcataaCTACTGCACTCTCTAAGGTCTCTCAGAAACTGCAAATATTTCAAATGCACCCGTTTGCTGCTTTTGTCAACAAACATTACCCCACCTATGAATCGTAAGATCCAAGCACGAGCAAATCTTTCAAGGCCTTCTTGGTTGCCTGTAAAATCATGAATATTTGCAAAATGAGAAGACAACTAACTCAATTTAATTGAGTTCCCATCAATTGCAGCATCGTCAAGCATGACACCCAATAATTCATGAAACAATTCAAACCCATCAATATTTGTATTTCCAATTAATGGTCTTCCATCCACAGGAATACCAAGTAGCACAGAAACATCTTGAAGTGTAATAGTTGCCTCTCCACACTTCAAATGAAATGTATGCGTTTCTGGCCTCCACCTTTCAATAAAAGCATTCACCAATGCTCCATTCACTTTGAGCTGCGCCAATTTCATTATCGGGTACAAACCCGAAATTTGTAATAGAGGAATAATTTCTTCGGGCGGTGCTTCTCTATGATTGTATAGTGGTGTGGCTCGTCGAATTTTTAATGTCCTATCATTAGCACCATTCCAAATATGTTGGGATACATGATTTTTTTGCATCCACAATAAATCATCCTCTAATGGTCCAGA
The Glycine max cultivar Williams 82 chromosome 16, Glycine_max_v4.0, whole genome shotgun sequence genome window above contains:
- the LOC121173713 gene encoding serine/threonine-protein phosphatase 7 long form homolog, whose amino-acid sequence is MKLAQLKVNGALVNAFIERWRPETHTFHLKCGEATITLQDVSVLLGIPVDGRPLIGNTNIDGFELFHELLGVMLDDAAIDGNSIKLSGVMFVDKSSKRVHLKYLQFLRDLRECSSYAWGAAVLGNLYREMCIATDYNAKSIGGFTLLIQLWAWERCPTLAPSVIPPQQQNAPLGYRWLGGELHHIGNDNLIEFRRKLDVMKRDEFVWVPYAGHVEMNLSQPDRVMRQFGMQQPIPGPVMQPNNIHDLTLKGKEGKNWMRLMQPALNEWNSRYERRVEQTPPQTGTLGLNSEYMRWYRRKTKVYVDPKHARRGLLGEIAETLHFMVSPVGRRVSTFDDLLPCIEKITLLSEEEDRILEAHEDAPLLSHNLNINSLIYYGKVWRLEA